In one Carassius carassius chromosome 14, fCarCar2.1, whole genome shotgun sequence genomic region, the following are encoded:
- the nkx6.2 gene encoding homeobox protein Nkx-6.2, whose translation MLAVGQMDGNRQSAFVLGSTPLAALHNMTEMKTSLFPYALQNPAGFKAPSFSNLSSQIPLGTPHGISDILGRPITSAGQLLSGFPRINGLTSAGMYFNPAAVSRYPKPLTELHGRAPIFWPGMMQGSPWRDPRVPCPAQANMMLDNDGKKKHSRPTFSGQQIFALEKTFEQTKYLAGPERARLAYSLGMTESQVKVWFQNRRTKWRKRHAAEMATAKKKHDSETEKMKESSENEEDDEYNKPLDPNSDEEKITRLLKKHKTSNLSLISPCSNSSDTL comes from the exons ATGTTAGCGGTCGGGCAGATGGATGGTAACCGGCAGAGTGCGTTCGTTCTGGGCAGCACTCCTCTGGCTGCGCTGCACAACATGACCGAGATGAAGACGTCTTTATTCCCGTACGCCCTGCAGAACCCCGCGGGCTTCAAGGCTCCTTCCTTCAGCAACCTGAGCTCTCAGATCCCGCTGGGAACACCGCATGGAATTAGCGATATTTTGGGGAGACCCATCACCTCTGCGGGACAGCTGCTCTCGGGCTTCCCTCGGATCAATGGACTCACTTCAGCGGGGATGTACTTCAACCCTGCGGCGGTGTCTCGGTACCCCAAACCGCTGACGGAGCTGCACGGGAGGGCGCCCATATTTTGGCCCGGGATGATGCAGGGCTCACCCTGGAGAGACCCGAGGGTTCCCTGTCCGG cACAGGCAAATATGATGCTGGACAATGATGGAAAGAAGAAACACTCCAGACCAACTTTTTCGGGCCAGCAGATCTTCGCCCTGGAGAAAACCTTCGAGCAGACCAAGTATCTGGCCGGACCGGAGCGAGCTCGCCTCGCGTATTCTCTGGGAATGACCGAGAGCCAAGTCAAG GTTTGGTTTCAGAACAGAAGAACCAAATGGCGCAAGAGACACGCGGCAGAGATGGCCACAGCGAAGAAGAAGCACGACTCCGAGacagagaagatgaaggagagcTCAGAGAACGAGGAGGATGATGAATATAACAAACCTCTGGACCCGAACTCCGACGAGGAGAAAATCACGAGACTGTTGAAGAAGCACAAGACGAGTAACCTGTCCCTCATCAGCCCCTGCAGCAACAGCTCGGACACTTTGTGA